The Argentina anserina chromosome 3, drPotAnse1.1, whole genome shotgun sequence genome includes a region encoding these proteins:
- the LOC126788928 gene encoding heavy metal-associated isoprenylated plant protein 47-like has product MWNLCCCLSDSSVHCSASTVKQKIVMKVQFSSEKRRTEAFKIAAGFKGVSIASVEADKDEVVVIGVGIDSVCLAKSLRKKLGCAQIYSVEEVKKPDEEKTPEVEPIPIQRTPSCVQYPVHGDVVYWHGDRIY; this is encoded by the exons ATGTGGAATTTATGTTGTTGTCTTTCAGATTCTTCTGTACACTGTTCGGCATCCACAGTGAAG CAAAAGATCGTGATGAAGGTGCAATTTAGCTCTGAGAAACGCAGAACTGAGGCCTTCAAGATTGCTGCTGGCTTTAAAG GTGTGAGCATCGCGTCTGTAGAAGCAGATAAAGACGAAGTCGTCGTGATTGGAGTCGGAATTGATTCGGTTTGCTTGGCCAAGTCGTTGAGAAAGAAGCTCGGCTGCGCTCAAATATATAGTGTTGAAGAAGTGAAGAAGCCCGACGAAGAAAAGACACCAGAAGTTGAACCAATTCCAATTCAACGGACACCAAGCTGTGTTCAATATCCTGTGCACGGTGATGTTGTCTACTGGCATGGTGATCGAATTTATTGA